A single genomic interval of Macadamia integrifolia cultivar HAES 741 chromosome 6, SCU_Mint_v3, whole genome shotgun sequence harbors:
- the LOC122081088 gene encoding tryptophan N-monooxygenase CYP79A68-like isoform X2, translated as MKNNTSNISSPFLTLPWGVIPDWVPTSLGGTLICSTHPTIALLILFPLLFIALFQSQIHKKPRSAPLPPGPAPWPIVGSIPELFRKKSVLQWIHGFMKEMNTDIACFRFGEVHVIPVTCPEIAREFLKKQDATFASRPITMATEYVSRGFLAIVDTPWGDQWKKMRKVVASEVINPTRLRWLLGKRTEEADNLVHYVYNQCTSGLVVDVRLATRQYSGNVIRKMMFNKRYLGEGRKDGGPGVEEEEYVDALFTVLSYLYVFCVSDYMPSLRRFDLNGHEKIVKEATGIVNKYHDPIIDKRIREWKEGKKNEPQDLLDILISVKDSDGNPLLSTEEIKAQVADLIYAAVDNPSNAVEWALAEMINQPEMLQKATEEIDKVVGKERLVQESDIPQLNYIKVISFLRAAMLY; from the exons ATGAAGAACAACACCTCTAACATCTCTTCCCCATTCCTTACCCTCCCATGGGGTGTTATTCCTGATTGGGTACCCACCAGCCTTGGTGGAACCCTGATATGCTCCACCCACCCAACCATTGCACTTCtcattctttttccccttcttttcatTGCCCTATTTCAGTCTCAGATTCATAAGAAACCGAGGTCAGCTCCACTCCCACCCGGTCCGGCACCATGGCCTATAGTCGGGAGCATTCCGGAATTATTCCGAAAGAAGTCCGTATTGCAGTGGATACATGGGTTCATGAAGGAAATGAATACCGATATTGCGTGTTTTCGATTCGGTGAGGTGCATGTCATTCCAGTTACTTGCCCGGAGATTGCTCgagaatttttgaaaaaacaagatgcTACATTTGCTTCAAGACCAATTACAATGGCGACGGAGTACGTGAGCCGTGGGTTCTTGGCCATAGTTGATACACCATGGGGTGATCaatggaagaagatgaggaaggtGGTGGCTTCTGAGGTTATCAATCCCACGAGACTTCGATGGCTTCTTGGGAAACGAACAGAAGAGGCTGATAATCTTGTCCACTATGTGTACAACCAATGCACTAGTGGTTTAGTTGTGGACGTAAGACTTGCAACTAGACAATATAGTGGCAATGTCATTAGGAAGATGATGTTCAACAAGAGATACCTtggggaaggaaggaaggatgGAGGGCCTggcgttgaagaagaagaatatgttGATGCACTCTTCACTGTGCTTTCTTACCTGTACGTGTTCTGTGTATCAGATTACATGCCTAGTTTGAGGAGGTTTGATTTGAATGGACATGAGAAGATCGTGAAGGAGGCTACTGGGATCGTTAACAAGTACCATGACCCGATAATTGATAAGAGGATTCGAGAatggaaagaagggaagaagaacgaGCCTCAAGATCTTCTTGATATCCTCATTTCAGTGAAAGATTCAGATGGGAATCCACTACTATCTACTGAAGAGATCAAAGCTCAAGTTGCG GACTTAATCTATGCAGCGGTGGACAATCCATCAAATGCAGTTGAATGGGCCTTGGCAGAGATGATCAACCAACCTGAGATGCTTCAAAAAGCTACCGAAGAAATTGATAAGGTTGTCGGAAAGGAGAGATTAGTTCAGGAGTCCGACATACCACAGCTAAATTACATCAAG GTTATTTCATTCCTAAGGGCAGCCATGTTATATTAA
- the LOC122081088 gene encoding tryptophan N-monooxygenase CYP79A68-like isoform X1 yields MKNNTSNISSPFLTLPWGVIPDWVPTSLGGTLICSTHPTIALLILFPLLFIALFQSQIHKKPRSAPLPPGPAPWPIVGSIPELFRKKSVLQWIHGFMKEMNTDIACFRFGEVHVIPVTCPEIAREFLKKQDATFASRPITMATEYVSRGFLAIVDTPWGDQWKKMRKVVASEVINPTRLRWLLGKRTEEADNLVHYVYNQCTSGLVVDVRLATRQYSGNVIRKMMFNKRYLGEGRKDGGPGVEEEEYVDALFTVLSYLYVFCVSDYMPSLRRFDLNGHEKIVKEATGIVNKYHDPIIDKRIREWKEGKKNEPQDLLDILISVKDSDGNPLLSTEEIKAQVADLIYAAVDNPSNAVEWALAEMINQPEMLQKATEEIDKVVGKERLVQESDIPQLNYIKACAREAFRLHPIAPFNLPHVSNVDTMVAGYFIPKGSHVILSRIGLGRNPKVWDDPLKFKPERHLKDPSVEVKLVEPELRFISFSTGRRGCMGAALGSAMTVMLLARLLQGFNWGAILGESKIDLSESKTDLFLAKPLLANAKPRLAFDVYPMQ; encoded by the exons ATGAAGAACAACACCTCTAACATCTCTTCCCCATTCCTTACCCTCCCATGGGGTGTTATTCCTGATTGGGTACCCACCAGCCTTGGTGGAACCCTGATATGCTCCACCCACCCAACCATTGCACTTCtcattctttttccccttcttttcatTGCCCTATTTCAGTCTCAGATTCATAAGAAACCGAGGTCAGCTCCACTCCCACCCGGTCCGGCACCATGGCCTATAGTCGGGAGCATTCCGGAATTATTCCGAAAGAAGTCCGTATTGCAGTGGATACATGGGTTCATGAAGGAAATGAATACCGATATTGCGTGTTTTCGATTCGGTGAGGTGCATGTCATTCCAGTTACTTGCCCGGAGATTGCTCgagaatttttgaaaaaacaagatgcTACATTTGCTTCAAGACCAATTACAATGGCGACGGAGTACGTGAGCCGTGGGTTCTTGGCCATAGTTGATACACCATGGGGTGATCaatggaagaagatgaggaaggtGGTGGCTTCTGAGGTTATCAATCCCACGAGACTTCGATGGCTTCTTGGGAAACGAACAGAAGAGGCTGATAATCTTGTCCACTATGTGTACAACCAATGCACTAGTGGTTTAGTTGTGGACGTAAGACTTGCAACTAGACAATATAGTGGCAATGTCATTAGGAAGATGATGTTCAACAAGAGATACCTtggggaaggaaggaaggatgGAGGGCCTggcgttgaagaagaagaatatgttGATGCACTCTTCACTGTGCTTTCTTACCTGTACGTGTTCTGTGTATCAGATTACATGCCTAGTTTGAGGAGGTTTGATTTGAATGGACATGAGAAGATCGTGAAGGAGGCTACTGGGATCGTTAACAAGTACCATGACCCGATAATTGATAAGAGGATTCGAGAatggaaagaagggaagaagaacgaGCCTCAAGATCTTCTTGATATCCTCATTTCAGTGAAAGATTCAGATGGGAATCCACTACTATCTACTGAAGAGATCAAAGCTCAAGTTGCG GACTTAATCTATGCAGCGGTGGACAATCCATCAAATGCAGTTGAATGGGCCTTGGCAGAGATGATCAACCAACCTGAGATGCTTCAAAAAGCTACCGAAGAAATTGATAAGGTTGTCGGAAAGGAGAGATTAGTTCAGGAGTCCGACATACCACAGCTAAATTACATCAAGGCATGCGCTAGGGAAGCCTTTCGTCTCCACCCGATCGCCCCTTTTAATCTTCCACATGTCTCTAATGTTGATACAATGGTCGCAGGTTATTTCATTCCTAAGGGCAGCCATGTTATATTAAGTCGAATTGGGCTGGGTCGCAACCCTAAAGTTTGGGATGACCCACTCAAGTTCAAGCCTGAGCGCCATTTAAAGGATCCCTCAGTTGAGGTTAAGTTGGTTGAGCCGGAGCTACGGTTCATCTCATTTAGCACTGGAAGGCGTGGGTGTATGGGGGCCGCGCTTGGCTCCGCCATGACTGTTATGTTATTGGCAAGGCTTCTACAAGGGTTCAACTGGGGAGCAATCCTTGGTGagtcaaagattgatctcagtgAGTCAAAAACCGATCTTTTCTTGGCTAAACCTCTGCTTGCAAATGCTAAGCCACGTTTGGCATTTGATGTTTACCCAATGCAGTAG